Genomic window (Vanessa tameamea isolate UH-Manoa-2023 chromosome 3, ilVanTame1 primary haplotype, whole genome shotgun sequence):
CTATTATACTGATCACACTATTCACTAGATAAATTAAACTTCCATGTTCTTGAATAACTCATTTTATTGACTcgcatacaatattaatatgtaaatcatttgtacaaaacatcagcgcgatttaaaagactagtaattccatctatacaattttatgagaaataaaactaattgacaTAAATGACACAAATATTTTAGACATTCCGCCCACCAAGAACTTGTTCTGTTAAATtactcacaaaataaaaaaataaaaaatgaagttaTGTAATGACATAAACGCCGCCCACCGTGACGCAGTAAATTAAACGAGtataacaacaattatagtaaataaatttaaattaacactcTAAATCACAATAACAAAGTtaagaaaactaaaattaattatcattgacAGACTCAGTCATGGgtaaaaaacaaagtttgtTACAAGCTCTTTTGAGAAGACCATTCTTGGTTTTAACTGTAACAACACGGGTTATGTTGTCTTTCCCCGAATGCTTCTCCTCAATTTTTCCAAGTAGCCACTTTGCGGGTGGCAAATTTTCGTCTCTAATAATTACTATGTCACCAATCTCTGGTTCAGCTCTCTTCGATAACCACTTAAACCGTTGGTTTAGTGTAATCAGATATTCAGCTGACCATCTCTTCCAGaaatcatttaacattttttgtacaAGTTTCCATCGCTGTAGACCTGTGATATTGCTTTTGGAGTAATCTTCATCAGGAATTGTTATCAATGGTTCTCCAATAAGGAAATGACCGGGAGTTAGTGGCAATACGTCATCCGAATTATCACTCAATTGACACAACGGTCGTGAATTCAAACACGCCTCTATCTGCGTCAGTACCGTAGAAAGCTCTTCATAAGTTAGAGTAGTGTCACCTATAACTCTTTTGAGATGATACTTTGTAGATCGAACACCGGCCTCCCAAAGTCCTCCAAAATTTGGTGCTTGAGGTGGTATATAGTGCCACGTAGTACCTTCATTTGCTAGCaaggtttttatttctttagaaaaGTCAGAAGTTGCCTTATTAAACATCTCTCTCAATTCTTTATCAGCACCTACAAAATTAGTACCATTATCGCTATACAGATCCTTACAATAGCCCCTTCTGCTCACGAATCTTCGAAAGGCTGCTATGAACCCTTCAGTAGATAGGTTGGAAACTGCTTCTAAGTGGACAGCGCGGGTTaccatacatataaaaacacatatataaCCTTTATAAGATTTTGAACCGCGACCTGGCGCGAATCTCAATTTTATGAAGCCAGTAAAATCTACTCCCGTAGACTTAAATGCTCTCTCCGGTTTCAGTCTCACTGATGGGAGTTGACCCATAAAGGGATGAGTTTTTTGTCGTGAATATCTGACGCAAGTAATACAATTTCTGTagcattttttaacattatctcTTGCCCTTAATATCCAGAACTttgatcttaaataatttagcaTTGCTAGCGGTCCACCATGCAGGGTTTTTAAATGAGCatcttgtataattaattttgtgaggTGACTTGTACTAGGTAAAATAATAGAATGTTTCGTATCAAAACTTGCCTGAGAATGTTCAATGCGACCACCAACTCTTAAAATACCATCGTCATCAAGAATAGGACAAAGGGTATGTAATTTGCTAGATTTTGATACATATCCATTAGactttaacttattaatatcattcttaaaatgaaaatgttggGTGCCTTTTATACAAATTCGTAAAACTGTGTTCCTTTCTTCTGGCGTAATGTTTTCTGATAGAAGTCTCATCTTATTTGGTATCTTCCATAGCAAAACTCTTCGACAATAAGATAAAACTCGCAATAGTCTCTGCAAATTCGAAAATTTCGTCCACAGGAATTCCTCTTCCTTTATTTGAACTACTGCGCTCATATTCTTAATGGATCTTTGTTCCTCGTTAGTTACAAAATCActgaatttatatgttttgtacTCATTAATCTCTTTGAGCCATGATGGGCCAAACCACCATAAATTGAGATCCTTCAAGTCTTCGGTTTGAATTCCTCTTGATGCACAATCAGCAGGATTCTCATTTGAGTTGACATGATTCCATTGGTCTCTATTTAGAATCGTCAATAATTCTGACACTCTATTGCTGACGAACGTCGTCCAACGACTTGGTTCGCCGGTTATCCATGCTAACACTATGGTGGAATCGGACCAAGCTCGTAATCGTTCCTTTGGAATGTTAAGAACTTGCGACACTTCAAACATTAATTGAGCTGCAAGAAGAGCTGCACATAGTTCAAGACGTGGGATGGATATTTCTTTCTCCACTGGGGCAACTCTAGTTCTTGCCGTGATTAGATGAACGCTAACATTGCCTATTTCATCTTTACTTTTCATGTAAACTGCAGCAGCATAGGCAGCTTGTGAAGCATCTGCAAATGCGTGAAGTTCTACGTAATAGTCACGTTTTACTTGCAACCATCTTGGAATCATTATGCCTTGTACGTTAACCAAATCACGTCGAAACGCTAGCCACTCTTTTAACAAGTCTGGTGTGAGATTATCATCCCAAGCTAAACCAGACTTCCACAACTTCTGCATGTAAATTTTGGCTGTAATAATGACAGGCGCAATCCATCCCAATGGATCGTACAATCTTGCGATATCTGATAATACCTTCCTTTTCGTTACGGGCATATCTGCTTCAGGTAAATGATGCAAGTATTcaaaattatctgtatttttattccAACATATACCTAGaactttaatcatattattttctttaaaaatcacAGCTTGATCTGATCTTATTTTATCTGCTTTGATGTGATTAAGTAACTTCTCGCTATTTGTGCACCACTTTTGTAGACAAAAGCCTCCAGCATTCATCAATCTGTTCATTTGATCATAGATCTCAATAATCTCAAATTCATTATCACCACCCGTTAGTAAGTCATCCATATAAAAATCTTGCAAAGTTATCTTGGCTGCTATTGGGTACTTGGACTTCTCATCTAGTGCTAGTTGTTGTAGACATTTTACAGCTAAATATGGTGCGCATGAGGTACCAAATGTGAGTCTTACATGTTTATAGGTTTCTATGGGCTTGTTCGGATCAAATCTCCACAAAATTCTCAGACAATCTGAATCATCACTATGTACACGAATCTGCCTGTACATTTGTACAATATCAGCTACAATACAGTATGGATGAAGTCTCCATCTCATTAAAATATGCCTAAGATCTTGTTGAAGCTTAGGACCTATGATAAAGCAGCTATTCAATGAAACGTTGTTAGATCCTTTACAAGAAGCGTCAAAAACACATCGAACCTTGGTAGTTTCTTTGTCTTCTCTTACAACAGCGTGATGTGGAAGATAAAATACTCTAGAGTTCGTTTCTGAATTTGAAACCTTAATCAAATGACCTTGAATTATGTAATCTTCTATCACCTTTTTATAATCATCATATAAAGctgaattttttattagttttctttctAGTAGCTTAAATCTTCTTAGTGCAATTTCTTTTGTTTCACTTTTAAAACACTGTGGATCTTCTTCCTTAAATGGTAACCTTACTATGTACCGTCCTTCATCATctctttttgttgttttttcaaAAAACTCTTCACAAATTGTCTCATCTCTTGTCATTTTCTTAACTATATTCTCTGGTCCTCTTTCTATCTCCCAAAATTTGGTTAAGAGTTGGTCCTCTTCCAATTGTAGATGGAGATTGATAATCCTATTAGATTTATTAGTCTTATGAATACGTCCTGATAAGATCCAACCTAATTGCGTGTTCTGTGCAATAAGGCCACCCTTAGATGGATGTTTCTTAAGACCCTCTAAGATGATTTCGCTAAGAATGTCAACGCCCAAAATAATATCAACTCTGTTTGGCTCTCCGAATTGCGGATCTGCCAGAGATAAATTCTCAATTTCTGGCCAGTCCGTGATTGAAGTTGTATTATTTGGTAAGAAGGAAGTCAATGTACTCAAGACAAATGCTTCAACTGGCATTGTAAAAGAATGATATCGTGACTCTAGTATAAATGAAACCGAACTCTTTGTACGTGTCTTCCCGTCTCCTACTCCTGTTATAAGGCCATTTACTGATGTACGTTCAAGACCCAGAGCTTGAACAGTAGCTTCGTTGATAAATGATGCCTCAGAACCTTGATCTATAAGAGCACGTGCAAATTGATAATAGCCagtttttgctttaattttgaCCACTGCTGTAGCCAATAATACTTCTCTGCGTGTCTCCTGTGTAAAGTGAGTTGATATCTTAGTTTCCGTTTCTGTTGCGATGCTAAGCTCCTTCGACTCGCAAGGAGATGATTCTTGTTTTCGTTCAATATGCAACAAAGAGTGATGACGTTTTCCACAACGTCGACAGCAGGTTGATTGGCGACAAAACTTAACTGCATGATTATGTCCCaaacaattaaaacacaatCTCTTTGCTTGCACAAACGCAGTTCTTTCTTCAGGAGATTTATTTGCAAATTGCTTGCATTGATATAGTATGTGTGATCCAGAACACATAGTGCAGGTATTTGTACGTGAAATAGCTCCATTTTTTTCATAAGTAGAATGAAATGATTTCTGCTTGATTAGTTGTTTTGATGGATTTATCATCTCTAATGTTCTAAAGCGTGTTTCTAGAAATTGTGATAAATCTTTCCACGTCGGTAAGGCATCTGACTCAGTCTGACTAACATGCACTTCCCATTGTTTACGAGATTCTTGATCTAACTTGGAtacaactaaataattaatgaataagtcCCAATTTTCAATGTTTACACCTAAGTTGCTCAGAGATTTCAGGCACGCTGAAGTAGTATCCaaaagttgttttaaattaaccgCCGAATCAGTAATTACATTTCTTTGATAAAATAGCTTCTTCATAATCTCATTGGTATTGTATCTGAAATTATTGTAGCGCTTGACCAACATTTTCCACGCTTCACCATAATTAATTTCTGTAGttgataaattttttaaaaggtttgCAGGTTCTCCCAAAAGACTGCTCTTTAGATAATGCAGCTTTTGCACTCCACTTAAACTTCCGTTTTCATGGATGAGTGATACGAAGAGATCATAAAAAGTTTGCCATTCATCATAACCACCTGAAAATGTTGGTAAATTGATCTGCGGCAATCGTACTTCATACATGTTCGTCGGCTGATTTGAAggatttttctttgaaattgaTGACGTTATTTGCTCAAGATCTTCTTTTAACTTCACTTTGAATtcgaaataaatttcatcatatttatcAAAGATCTCATTTCTAAAGTaacttaatttcattttatccgCAACTGTCACTTTAGAAACTATTTCTAAATGTTGATCAAAGAAAATTGGATATAATTTCTCTATATGTTCAAGCTTCGATTCTATATATGGCCGTGTTATTCTTTCCCTtggtgattttttataatttcgaaaAGCTTTCTGTAAATTTTCTAATTGATCTTCTTGTTTTAAAATCGTAGACTCCATTTTATAGTTTGATTTACTAAACTGTCAATGTCAACGAACTCATATTTTGAAATCttgaaattacatatataatttagtcttttaattaataagaataacacATTTCTTTAAATCCGTATATATATCGCGAATATTTGAAGTCTCAGTTgaacacaatttatttttaagtctttcggaattacacaattattattttttctaagtcCCACAATTTCACagattattattcttattcttttatcgcacttttttttttaacataggtTCAGTTTTCCACTCAACACACGATGTTCTAAGTCCATAATATATCTTCCTCCTCAATCCTGAATATTTCCCGGGTTTCGGCACCAGAATGTCAACACTGCACTATTATACTGATCACACTATTCACTAGATAAATTAAACTTCCATGTTCTTGAATAACTCATTTTATTGACTcgcatacaatattaatatgtaaatcatttgtacaaaacatcagcgcgatttaaaagactagtaattccatctatacaattttatgagaaataaaactaattgacaTAAATGACACAAATATTTTAGACATCACCTTTTCATTATAAGTCAGAAAGGAACCCCTAATCTTCAGTTAAGAAACACGTGTTCTCACTGGACTATCTCGTCACGTGTCGTGCATCATGTTTAACGGTctaagtatattgtatatttgataAGTAATTCATTAATATCTTATTTCCGTAATTATtggcatatttttaaaattcttttgcgcgttttgttttttttttgctgttcataacatacatatgtgttGAACTTTAGTTTTAAtgacttttttaattctaaagtgCTTAATCAAATTTACACACTCAGGTGCTCACATACGTAACATATCTGAACAGTAAAGCAACCCATGATATCTCATTCATACAAAGACAAGAGTGATTTATCAAGAAACGTATTGTTGTAAAAGAGGTGAACACTGACCATACACAAGGCAGAGCTACTAATAAACAGTTCAGTGATAATTATGAATGGCAACAATGGAAATACCTCACGATACCGTATCCCGCACGTTCGTTACAATATCACGAGGAAAAATGCCTTCATTATACTGTCCTGCAACGATGCAACGCTCTTCCGCTGAACTGTTCCAAGCAATATGATGAGATCCTAACGTGGTATTTAAACTGAcaatgataagttttttttttttataatatcggttggcggacgagcaaatgtgccacctgatgataagtggtcaccatcgcccactgacaatggcgctgtaagaaatattaattattccttacatcaccaatgcgccaccagccttggggactaagatgttatgtcccttgtagttacactggctcactcagatttcaaaccggaataaaacaatactgagtattgctgttcgacggtagaatatctgatgagtgggtggaaacATATCCAAATgagcttgcaaaaagccctaccaccaaataagtgtaatgcttctatattgaataaagcaCTGACTTGGCACTTGTTAATTTTCAAATACCCCAATAAATGCTATCACCGCACCCATTTAAccgcaatatttaaaaatacctttaaaatttttataaatatcggcCAAATAGTGGTGAAATATTGGTACATGTCTGccaattattgatattttacataacaGTTGCCAACCTGGCACAGTTACAACGGTTTGctgatattaaattcaaagtatCACTTTTATGTTCATTGctggtataaatattaatgctaTGTTTTTCTCGTGATTTTTCCTTCCAATTTTCGAGCAATTTTTAAAAGCGAATGATCTCGAAAATGAGAAAAATAGTTAAAGGAACAGCATATGAATGCCCCAATTATTCAACTATAATGCTTCAAAGCTGGTTGATATAAACACATATGGTCGATTTTAATCTGATACTTGACTGCCGaatacgatataaattataaacacaatgtacATGACAATTCAGTCGTGGTTGATTTTGATCCTACACTCATCTTTCAAGATTCACGTGCTTTAACAAATGGGTCATTGTAGCTCCAATGGAAGATTTAGTTAATTAGCGATAAATTCGTTTTCAGACCTGATAAATGTGCGGCGTTATAACATATTACACGCTTGCTGAGCctacaaataatcaaaataataatttctataataacCAATAAGTCattataaagtttaacaaatgtttaaattttggcGTCTAGATTTAAGAACAggtataaaatcttagttcccacgtGTGGTAGTTTATtgacgatataaatataattagcatTGACACCAGACAGAGAACTGCGATTTTCCAAATTTATTGAGACCTGGAAGTACTTATTAGCGATTTTTTTCGATTATATAGGTAAGCAGTATGATTTATGAGCCAGTTGATCGTAAGTGGTTATCACTGATCAAAGGCTTTCAAATgcattaaccattcctgacatcgcCGATATACCTCCAATTTTGTGCCTGCATTTACATTGACTCACTTGCCCTTCAAATCAGATCACAAcatcgatatttcgacattatctacgaatgtcttgttcacaagctccaccaaataaatataaaaaacatggtaaatatcccattttaaatacttttagtaataataataaccatgttaatttaaaatctaatactaagtattgttgttttgcggtagaatatgagtggatagtacctacctagacctaccaccaaataaaattgacagatacaaaataacataaaaaaaaaataaaggcttCACAGAACCGTTATTTGGATGAGTTAACTATAGAGAATGGTCGACAAATTTTCGAGAATTTTCGaaattatcacaaaaatataatataaaactcataAAAATAACGCAATGTCTTAATGTGTTcattgtcatatttttaaaacggtATTTATGCATAACGTACCTGAAAAGTTTCTTTGCCATTGTAAAAtagttcaataatttaaaacatgaaacaattaaTACCAAGTATGCTTGATTTTTgactatattaaacattatctaCGCTGAAAATCaagttactaaaaattattatcttagtattaaaatattgatgccCTGAGGCACATCCTCATTAGAATTAGCACtcattcatttcatattaatGAGAATCAGAGGGGAAGTAATGAAAATAACCTAAAATGACTTTCATTTCATGATATGTTGCTTTCCAGGAAGGTTTCAAAGTTTTTCTGtgagtaatatattaaatagactaAAGTAATCGAAaacaaatacgtatttattcGTAACGTAAACGAATTCATGCGAATATACAAAGTAGATTGTTATTATAAGAGAGATGTATAAGTTCGTaccaagtaatttaaaaaatcaacgtGACTCTCAAATGTTAACAAAACCTTCGAGAACCTTCTCACGAGAGGAGACGCGGATAAAAAggaaaaagtcaaataaaattcttaagttTCTACGCTCCCTGAGTTAGATTTGTAAACGTGTGAGTTTACTGCGATACGcctaaacaaaaacaaacgcGGGAAACAATTGACTTTTAAAAGTTCACATTTACGAGTAACTCTTTATAGCGGGCTTTGTTTACATTTGAATTGATTCTctgtttgcttttttatttagcattcaaatacttattttcggggtaaattaaaaagttactcgTTGTTTACTGTACACAACGTAGCTGTAATCACTCTTCAGAACAATAGCTAAAACATCCATCAGAGTTTATATTTGTAAGCAATGACATTTTAAGCATCTAAGTTTGTCAGTGGTCCATTTTCACATCTGAAAGAAGGTACCTATTTTGAAATAACTAACtgtaaatatacctatttatatatttctaatatgaatttataattggACAAAGGC
Coding sequences:
- the LOC135193908 gene encoding uncharacterized protein LOC135193908 gives rise to the protein MPVEAFVLSTLTSFLPNNTTSITDWPEIENLSLADPQFGEPNRVDIILGVDILSEIILEGLKKHPSKGGLIAQNTQLGWILSGRIHKTNKSNRIINLHLQLEEDQLLTKFWEIERGPENIVKKMTRDETICEEFFEKTTKRDDEGRYIVRLPFKEEDPQCFKSETKEIALRRFKLLERKLIKNSALYDDYKKVIEDYIIQGHLIKVSNSETNSRVFYLPHHAVVREDKETTKVRCVFDASCKGSNNVSLNSCFIIGPKLQQDLRHILMRWRLHPYCIVADIVQMYRQIRVHSDDSDCLRILWRFDPNKPIETYKHVRLTFGTSCAPYLAVKCLQQLALDEKSKYPIAAKITLQDFYMDDLLTGGDNEFEIIEIYDQMNRLMNAGGFCLQKWCTNSEKLLNHIKADKIRSDQAVIFKENNMIKVLGICWNKNTDNFEYLHHLPEADMPVTKRKVLSDIARLYDPLGWIAPVIITAKIYMQKLWKSGLAWDDNLTPDLLKEWLAFRRDLVNVQGIMIPRWLQVKRDYYVELHAFADASQAAYAAAVYMKSKDEIGNVSVHLITARTRVAPVEKEISIPRLELCAALLAAQLMFEVSQVLNIPKERLRAWSDSTIVLAWITGEPSRWTTFVSNRVSELLTILNRDQWNHVNSNENPADCASRGIQTEDLKDLNLWWFGPSWLKEINEYKTYKFSDFVTNEEQRSIKNMSAVVQIKEEEFLWTKFSNLQRLLRVLSYCRRVLLWKIPNKMRLLSENITPEERNTVLRICADKELREMFNKATSDFSKEIKTLLANEGTTWHYIPPQAPNFGGLWEAGVRSTKYHLKRVIGDTTLTYEELSTVLTQIEACLNSRPLCQLSDNSDDVLPLTPGHFLIGEPLITIPDEDYSKSNITGLQRWKLVQKMLNDFWKRWSAEYLITLNQRFKWLSKRAEPEIGDIVIIRDENLPPAKWLLGKIEEKHSGKDNITRVVTVKTKNGLLKRACNKLCFLPMTESVNDN